Proteins found in one Geomonas subterranea genomic segment:
- a CDS encoding AraC family transcriptional regulator produces MDKAQAYAERFDRVLRYIERHLDEPLTVERLSRVAHFSKFHFHRQFSLYTGTGVLAYIRQLRLKHASYRLVYRRDERIIDIALDAGFESPEAFARAFRQIFGQSPSQFRKSPRWQPWKERFRLPPNERRGDMDVKTMEFTETRIAVLAHRGAPEKLDDSALKFIEWRKQSGLSPVKESRTFGIVYDDPANVEPEQFRFDICGEVSQEVPENQQGVLNGVIPGGRCAVVRHLGSHDRIGDSVYPLYRDWFPKSGEELRDFPLFFHYLNLMPDVAEHELVTDIYLPLK; encoded by the coding sequence ATGGATAAAGCACAGGCATACGCGGAGAGGTTCGACAGGGTGTTGCGTTACATCGAGCGGCACCTGGACGAACCGTTGACGGTCGAGCGGCTGAGCCGGGTGGCGCATTTCTCCAAGTTCCACTTCCACCGGCAATTCTCGCTCTACACCGGCACCGGGGTCCTCGCCTACATCCGGCAACTGCGGCTGAAGCACGCCTCCTACCGGCTTGTCTACCGCCGCGACGAGCGCATCATCGACATCGCACTCGACGCAGGATTCGAAAGCCCGGAAGCGTTTGCCCGCGCCTTCCGGCAGATATTCGGACAGTCCCCCTCTCAGTTCAGGAAATCACCCAGATGGCAGCCTTGGAAGGAACGCTTCCGGCTGCCGCCCAATGAAAGGAGAGGAGATATGGACGTGAAAACAATGGAGTTCACCGAGACGCGGATTGCGGTCCTGGCCCACCGGGGCGCGCCGGAAAAGCTGGACGATTCGGCGCTGAAGTTCATCGAGTGGCGCAAGCAAAGCGGGTTGTCGCCGGTAAAGGAGTCGCGAACCTTCGGCATAGTCTACGACGATCCCGCGAACGTGGAGCCGGAGCAGTTCCGTTTCGATATCTGCGGCGAGGTTTCACAGGAGGTGCCGGAGAACCAGCAGGGGGTGTTAAACGGCGTGATCCCGGGCGGCCGCTGCGCCGTGGTGCGGCACCTGGGCTCCCACGACCGGATCGGCGATAGCGTCTATCCGCTCTACCGCGACTGGTTCCCCAAAAGCGGAGAGGAATTGAGGGATTTCCCGCTCTTTTTCCACTACCTGAACCTGATGCCGGACGTGGCCGAGCACGAGTTGGTCACCGACATCTACCTGCCGCTCAAATAA
- a CDS encoding CoA-transferase subunit beta — protein sequence MDKEFAKPEEYGLADLLCCAASREVQDNEIVFAGTGLPMVAIMLAQKTHAPNLKLIFEAGTLDGRPPEIPTSVGDARCEMGASRSSGLHDAFSIAQRGYVDLGFLGGAEVDQYGNVNTTCIGDYLNPELRLTGSGGNPDINSFARRTVFIMVHEKRRFTEQVSYITSPGWRVRKWPGGETVHRRELYGAAYRGGPSAVISTLGVFRFDDESGRIYLDTCHAGNSPEQVRDMCQFDLDITRVSGETLPPTREELHFIHEVLDPGQIFIPKVKPV from the coding sequence ATGGACAAAGAGTTCGCGAAACCGGAAGAATACGGACTGGCCGACCTCCTCTGCTGCGCCGCCTCCCGCGAGGTGCAGGACAACGAGATCGTCTTCGCCGGCACGGGGCTCCCCATGGTGGCCATCATGCTGGCGCAAAAGACCCACGCGCCGAACCTCAAGCTGATCTTCGAAGCGGGGACGCTGGACGGCCGCCCCCCCGAGATCCCCACCTCGGTCGGCGATGCCCGCTGCGAGATGGGCGCCTCGCGCTCCTCGGGCCTGCACGACGCCTTCAGCATCGCACAACGCGGCTATGTCGACCTGGGCTTTCTGGGAGGGGCCGAGGTGGACCAGTACGGCAACGTGAACACCACCTGCATCGGCGACTACCTGAACCCCGAGCTGCGCCTGACGGGCAGCGGCGGCAACCCCGACATCAACTCCTTTGCCAGGCGCACCGTCTTCATCATGGTGCACGAGAAGCGCCGCTTCACCGAGCAGGTGAGCTACATCACCAGCCCCGGGTGGCGGGTGCGCAAGTGGCCGGGAGGCGAGACGGTGCACCGGCGCGAGCTCTACGGCGCGGCTTACCGCGGCGGCCCCTCGGCGGTGATCTCCACGCTCGGGGTGTTCCGCTTCGACGACGAGAGCGGCCGGATCTACCTCGACACCTGCCATGCCGGCAACTCTCCCGAGCAGGTCCGGGACATGTGCCAGTTTGACCTCGACATCACGCGGGTGAGCGGCGAGACCCTCCCCCCCACCAGGGAGGAACTGCACTTCATCCACGAGGTGCTCGATCCGGGACAGATCTTCATTCCCAAGGTAAAACCGGTGTAA
- a CDS encoding potassium channel family protein: protein MAIVAMILGALLVLLVLWEGFETIILPRRVTRRFRITRVFYRSSWRPWTWLIYNFVPARRRETWLSYFGPLSLLLLLSLWAAVLIVGFALIHWGGSWLFYRDGGTALISDIYLSGTTFFTLGIGDVVPKTSLGRLLVVIESGMGFAFLALIISYLPALNQSFARREVSISLLDARAGSPPTASEMLRRHGHQGGAESLRELLHEWERWSAEFLEGHLSYPVLAYFRSQHDNQSWLAGLTAILDTCALIMAGVEGSCNRQAELTFAMSRHAVVDLALVFRTQPRQLSSDRLPSAKLDEICDILRRSGHKLKERAVLEQNLAELRLMYEPYVVALSRHFKVSLPPWVARENGVDNWQASFWKPPSKRHKAPEEIEERHF from the coding sequence ATGGCGATTGTGGCGATGATTCTCGGGGCTCTGCTGGTGCTCCTGGTGCTGTGGGAGGGATTCGAGACCATCATCCTGCCGCGCCGGGTGACGCGACGCTTCCGCATCACGCGGGTCTTCTACCGCAGCAGCTGGCGTCCCTGGACCTGGCTCATCTACAACTTCGTTCCGGCCCGGCGTCGGGAAACCTGGCTGAGCTACTTCGGACCGCTGTCGCTGCTGCTTCTTTTGAGCCTCTGGGCGGCCGTGCTCATCGTCGGTTTCGCGCTCATCCACTGGGGGGGATCCTGGCTTTTCTACCGCGACGGCGGCACCGCCCTCATAAGTGACATCTACCTGAGCGGCACCACCTTCTTCACCCTCGGCATCGGCGACGTGGTGCCTAAAACGAGCCTGGGACGCCTGCTGGTGGTAATCGAATCGGGGATGGGATTCGCGTTCCTGGCCCTGATAATCAGCTACCTGCCGGCCCTGAACCAGTCGTTTGCCCGGCGCGAAGTGAGCATCTCCCTGCTCGACGCCCGGGCCGGTTCGCCTCCCACCGCTTCGGAGATGCTGCGCAGACACGGCCACCAGGGAGGCGCGGAATCGCTTCGCGAACTGCTGCACGAGTGGGAGCGCTGGTCCGCGGAATTTCTCGAAGGGCATCTTTCCTACCCCGTACTCGCCTATTTCCGTTCCCAACACGACAACCAGTCCTGGCTGGCCGGGCTCACCGCGATCCTGGACACCTGCGCCCTGATCATGGCGGGGGTCGAGGGGAGCTGCAACCGCCAGGCGGAGCTCACCTTCGCCATGTCGCGCCACGCGGTAGTCGATCTCGCGCTCGTGTTCAGGACCCAGCCCCGGCAACTGAGCTCCGACCGGCTCCCGTCGGCGAAGCTGGACGAGATCTGCGACATCCTGCGCCGCAGCGGCCACAAGCTGAAGGAGCGGGCCGTCCTGGAACAGAACCTTGCCGAACTCCGCCTCATGTACGAGCCCTACGTGGTTGCGCTCTCCCGGCACTTCAAGGTCAGTCTTCCCCCGTGGGTGGCGCGGGAAAACGGGGTGGACAACTGGCAGGCCAGCTTCTGGAAGCCCCCGTCGAAGCGCCACAAAGCCCCTGAGGAGATTGAGGAAAGGCATTTCTGA
- a CDS encoding GTP pyrophosphokinase, translating to MASHDFEREKALFRKYYETNEKRLIAAKDSFVDIVRSLVSQTGAGATIKVEGRVKDKEECIKKFQRKYQGKLEADEQPYQIRDFISDLIGVRIVCLYEDEVPMVSELLQRNFKILNVTDKTSAVESTEDSFGYKGLHMDLALDPEAVYPARNLPPADLCFEVQIRSLIQDAWSMLDHKIKYKKSIPVDLKRRINVLAALFELADREFKEIRNATSDLMQQATVTQIEPEAPGQAVTAGSRTVNAFNFVPIAGHFFRDFVFDDEKVDDFVQDILEQNSTLQKAELHRCLNENLKVVREYRDHVLAENPERTFSAYTSIRHCLYLYDQEKFSRILSRRNRERFAVWLKANQPPPVTAQP from the coding sequence ATGGCATCCCATGATTTTGAGCGGGAAAAAGCACTTTTCAGGAAATACTACGAGACTAACGAGAAGCGGTTGATTGCGGCGAAGGACTCCTTTGTCGACATCGTCAGGAGCCTGGTCAGCCAGACTGGAGCGGGGGCGACCATCAAGGTCGAGGGGCGCGTCAAGGACAAAGAGGAGTGCATCAAAAAGTTCCAGCGCAAATACCAGGGGAAACTCGAGGCCGACGAGCAACCCTACCAAATCAGGGACTTCATCTCGGACCTGATAGGCGTGCGAATCGTCTGCCTCTATGAAGACGAGGTCCCGATGGTGTCGGAACTGCTGCAGCGCAACTTCAAGATCCTGAACGTCACCGACAAGACTTCCGCCGTGGAGAGCACGGAAGACTCCTTCGGCTACAAGGGGCTGCACATGGACCTGGCCCTGGACCCTGAGGCGGTTTATCCCGCCAGGAACCTGCCGCCGGCTGATCTCTGCTTCGAGGTGCAGATTCGTTCCCTGATCCAGGACGCGTGGAGCATGCTGGACCACAAGATCAAGTACAAGAAGTCGATCCCGGTGGATCTGAAGCGCAGGATCAACGTGCTCGCCGCCCTTTTCGAGCTTGCGGACCGCGAATTTAAAGAGATCAGGAACGCGACCTCCGACCTGATGCAGCAGGCGACGGTGACGCAGATTGAACCGGAAGCGCCGGGTCAGGCAGTTACCGCAGGCTCGAGGACGGTGAACGCCTTTAACTTCGTGCCCATTGCGGGGCACTTTTTCCGGGACTTTGTCTTTGACGACGAGAAGGTTGATGATTTTGTCCAGGACATATTGGAACAAAACAGCACCCTGCAAAAGGCCGAACTGCACAGGTGTCTGAACGAGAATCTGAAGGTCGTCAGGGAGTACCGCGACCATGTGCTCGCGGAAAACCCGGAGAGGACCTTCAGTGCCTACACCTCGATCAGGCACTGTCTCTATCTCTACGATCAGGAGAAGTTTTCACGCATCCTGTCGAGAAGGAACAGGGAGCGTTTCGCCGTATGGTTGAAGGCCAATCAGCCCCCCCCTGTAACAGCGCAGCCCTGA
- a CDS encoding CoA transferase subunit A, giving the protein MSSGKRITLQQAAEIVKNGSSLTFSGFTIWRRPFALVYELIRQRRKGLHLIEVNGGPQTEFLVGAGCVDIWESCWVGHELYGKYGANLSRKVGNKEILVEDYSHAEMMFRFSAAASGAPYAVTQTSLGTDIHNPAYDTLGNAGLRDGRRIPKHKYRFTEDPFFGAGAQVMVPAAKVDIAILCVQQVGEEGTVRVNGQFYSDPEVARAADVTIVMAEEIVPEEYLRRESDLNTITSFEVDHILEVPFGAHPTGMFGRYDVDGAFLKDFYARTRTQEGFDDFAKEWIYGLDHLGYLEKLGWPKMLNLKANTALKYSTGVKRGQ; this is encoded by the coding sequence ATGAGTAGCGGCAAGCGGATCACGTTGCAGCAGGCGGCCGAGATCGTGAAAAACGGCTCCAGCCTGACCTTTTCCGGCTTCACCATCTGGCGGCGCCCCTTTGCGCTCGTCTACGAGCTGATCAGGCAGCGGAGGAAGGGACTCCACCTCATCGAGGTGAACGGCGGGCCGCAGACCGAGTTCCTGGTGGGCGCGGGGTGCGTCGACATCTGGGAGTCGTGCTGGGTCGGCCACGAGCTCTACGGCAAGTACGGCGCCAACCTCTCCAGGAAGGTCGGCAACAAGGAGATCCTGGTCGAGGATTACAGCCACGCGGAGATGATGTTCCGCTTCAGCGCCGCGGCCTCGGGCGCCCCCTACGCCGTGACCCAGACCTCGCTCGGCACCGACATTCACAACCCGGCCTACGACACGCTGGGCAACGCCGGGCTCCGGGACGGCAGGCGCATTCCAAAGCACAAGTACCGCTTCACCGAGGATCCCTTCTTCGGCGCCGGCGCCCAGGTCATGGTCCCCGCGGCCAAGGTGGACATCGCCATCCTCTGCGTCCAGCAGGTGGGGGAGGAGGGGACGGTGCGGGTGAACGGCCAGTTCTACTCCGACCCCGAGGTGGCCAGGGCGGCCGACGTCACCATCGTCATGGCGGAAGAAATCGTCCCGGAAGAGTACCTGCGCCGGGAAAGCGACCTGAACACCATCACGAGCTTCGAAGTGGACCACATCCTCGAGGTCCCCTTCGGCGCCCACCCCACCGGCATGTTCGGCCGCTACGACGTGGACGGCGCCTTCCTCAAGGATTTCTACGCCAGGACCAGGACCCAGGAAGGGTTCGACGACTTCGCCAAGGAATGGATCTACGGCCTGGACCACCTGGGCTACCTCGAGAAACTCGGCTGGCCGAAGATGCTGAACCTGAAGGCGAACACCGCCCTCAAGTACAGCACCGGCGTGAAAAGGGGGCAGTGA
- a CDS encoding GAF domain-containing protein: MGDDPAKYHALFDQMAQGAFFQSADGTLTDVNPAALEMFGLTRDEFLGRTSMNPDWRVIAEDGSDLPPERHPSMAALGSGRPVRDFIAGVFNPRKRCICWFNLNALPMFRPGDSSPHQVFVTMHDISSHKRINDIHLSRIRLIQCAGVHPLDELMVQALDEVEKLTGSAIGFYHLFDAATGSVALKAWSTSTLERFCGIDDRDQHYSVEQAGVWADCLRSGKATIYNDYNIIPHRKGFPPGHTPVRRILVVPVQRNGEVVAILGVGNKPSDYTETDVHTVTLFADLTWDVAQQKQMQDRLLAKTGELKEANELLEQRVNQRTADLQAAIRERESFSYSVSHDLRAPLRHISSYSSILIEEYGPALPYEARTYLDRMRGAANQMGALIDHLLELSKVARAVISPEPIDLSAAAAGILQMLQETEPHRMVYQEIQPGLTTQGDVHLVNQLLGNLLGNAWKYTLKTPFPRIAVGKTTAAGEEVFFVTDNGAGFDMSYQSKLFKPFERLHGSEFDGVGIGLATSHQIVERHGGRIWGEGTVGRGATFYFTLGGRCEHEVTAAGDVAR; this comes from the coding sequence ATGGGAGACGACCCAGCCAAATACCACGCCCTGTTCGACCAGATGGCCCAGGGGGCGTTCTTTCAGTCGGCGGATGGCACGCTGACCGATGTCAATCCCGCTGCGCTGGAGATGTTCGGCCTGACCCGTGACGAGTTCCTGGGGCGGACCTCTATGAACCCCGACTGGCGCGTCATAGCGGAGGACGGCTCCGACCTTCCTCCCGAGCGGCACCCTTCCATGGCTGCCCTCGGCAGCGGCCGCCCCGTCCGCGATTTCATCGCGGGTGTGTTCAACCCGCGAAAAAGATGTATCTGCTGGTTCAATCTCAACGCCCTTCCCATGTTCAGGCCCGGCGACTCCTCACCGCACCAGGTCTTCGTGACCATGCATGACATCTCCAGCCATAAGCGGATCAACGACATCCACCTCTCCCGCATCCGCCTGATCCAATGCGCCGGTGTCCACCCTCTCGATGAACTGATGGTGCAAGCGCTGGACGAGGTGGAAAAGCTGACCGGCAGCGCCATCGGCTTTTACCACCTCTTCGACGCCGCCACCGGTTCCGTAGCGCTTAAGGCTTGGTCCACCAGCACCTTGGAGCGGTTCTGCGGCATCGACGACCGGGATCAGCACTACAGCGTGGAGCAGGCGGGCGTCTGGGCCGATTGCCTGCGCTCAGGCAAGGCCACCATCTACAACGACTACAACATCATTCCCCACCGGAAAGGTTTTCCGCCCGGGCACACCCCGGTCCGGCGCATCCTGGTGGTGCCGGTGCAAAGAAACGGGGAGGTGGTCGCCATCCTGGGGGTGGGAAACAAGCCCTCCGACTACACCGAGACTGACGTCCATACCGTCACTCTCTTCGCCGACCTCACCTGGGACGTGGCCCAGCAAAAGCAGATGCAGGACAGGCTGCTCGCCAAGACGGGCGAACTGAAAGAGGCCAACGAGCTTCTCGAACAGCGGGTGAACCAGCGCACGGCCGACCTCCAGGCCGCCATCCGGGAGCGCGAGTCCTTCAGCTACTCCGTATCGCACGATCTGCGGGCGCCCTTGCGGCACATCAGCAGCTACAGCTCCATCCTCATCGAGGAGTACGGCCCGGCTCTCCCCTACGAGGCCCGCACGTACCTGGACCGGATGCGGGGTGCCGCGAACCAGATGGGCGCGCTCATCGACCACCTGCTGGAGCTCTCCAAGGTGGCGAGGGCCGTCATAAGTCCCGAGCCGATCGACTTGAGCGCCGCTGCGGCCGGCATCCTGCAGATGCTGCAGGAAACCGAGCCGCACCGGATGGTCTACCAGGAGATCCAGCCGGGACTGACCACACAGGGGGACGTCCACCTGGTCAACCAGCTCCTGGGCAACCTGTTGGGGAACGCCTGGAAGTACACCTTGAAGACCCCCTTCCCCAGGATCGCGGTGGGCAAGACCACGGCCGCCGGCGAGGAGGTCTTCTTCGTGACCGACAACGGCGCCGGCTTCGACATGAGCTACCAGTCCAAGCTGTTCAAGCCCTTCGAGCGTCTGCACGGTTCCGAGTTCGACGGGGTGGGGATAGGGCTTGCGACGTCGCACCAGATAGTCGAGCGGCACGGCGGCAGGATCTGGGGCGAAGGGACGGTGGGCAGGGGCGCTACCTTCTACTTCACCCTGGGGGGACGATGTGAGCACGAGGTAACAGCAGCAGGGGACGTGGCTCGTTAA
- a CDS encoding LIC12231 family lipoprotein, with the protein MKPALLILCLILSGCVTYRDFPAAALDRKMNNGTCDVMYYNIGSFNILDVGGYSTLQNVFRDASLCRKMVQVDEKPEKGLFLDVQTKWKPMTIPAFAFGYLSVSTLTLLPVWSTRDGYIVQYNVYVDGQMKDTYRYDITRKGALWLGLLPFAWVNAFTYSEDEAFDATARQFSYDAQSYLKPN; encoded by the coding sequence ATGAAACCCGCTCTTTTGATACTGTGCTTGATACTTTCCGGTTGCGTTACCTACCGTGATTTTCCAGCGGCTGCACTGGACCGGAAGATGAACAACGGGACCTGCGATGTCATGTATTACAACATCGGGAGTTTCAACATCCTGGATGTAGGCGGGTACAGCACGCTTCAGAACGTGTTCAGGGATGCCAGCTTGTGCAGGAAAATGGTGCAAGTCGATGAGAAGCCGGAGAAAGGGCTGTTCCTCGATGTCCAGACAAAGTGGAAACCGATGACGATTCCAGCGTTCGCTTTCGGATACCTCTCTGTTTCCACCCTGACGTTGTTGCCGGTCTGGAGCACGAGGGACGGCTACATCGTCCAGTACAACGTCTACGTCGATGGTCAGATGAAGGACACGTACAGGTATGACATCACGAGAAAGGGTGCGCTATGGCTTGGTCTCCTGCCGTTTGCCTGGGTCAACGCCTTTACCTACAGCGAAGACGAGGCCTTTGACGCGACCGCCCGCCAGTTCTCGTACGACGCTCAATCGTACCTGAAGCCGAACTAG